A DNA window from Actinomadura luzonensis contains the following coding sequences:
- a CDS encoding pirin family protein, with translation MSNLERAPQEIRCGAEQGAAGELLAGRAVPLGGPRAMAVSRTLPGVHRRMIGAWCFLDAYGPERTAMRVPPHPHTGLQTVTWLLAGEVLHRDSLGSLQRVRPGQLNLMTAGRGISHSEESAVEVLHGVQLWVALPAAHRHDAPAFEHHEALPVLDGPGFAATVLMGTLGGAVSPATARTPLVGAEIAVDGAGEVPLDPGFEHGLLLLDGEVEGLEPGPLAYLPPGRPGVRLSGRGRVLLIGGAPFEEEIVMWWNFVGRTHDEIAAFRKEWAEGEGFGVVEGFDGDPLPAPVLPAIRLKPRGRVR, from the coding sequence GTGAGCAACCTGGAGCGTGCGCCGCAGGAGATCCGCTGCGGCGCGGAGCAGGGCGCGGCCGGCGAGCTGCTGGCCGGCCGCGCGGTCCCGCTGGGCGGCCCGCGCGCCATGGCGGTGAGCAGGACCCTCCCCGGCGTGCACCGGCGCATGATCGGCGCCTGGTGCTTCCTGGACGCCTACGGCCCCGAGCGCACGGCCATGCGCGTGCCGCCCCACCCGCACACCGGCCTGCAGACCGTGACGTGGCTGCTCGCGGGCGAGGTGCTGCACCGCGACAGCCTGGGCAGCCTCCAGCGGGTACGCCCCGGGCAGCTCAACCTCATGACCGCCGGCCGCGGCATCTCCCACTCCGAGGAGTCGGCCGTGGAGGTGCTGCACGGCGTGCAGCTCTGGGTGGCGCTGCCCGCGGCGCACCGCCACGACGCGCCCGCCTTCGAGCACCACGAGGCGCTGCCGGTGCTGGACGGCCCGGGCTTCGCCGCCACCGTGCTCATGGGGACGCTCGGCGGGGCGGTCTCCCCCGCCACCGCCCGCACCCCGCTCGTCGGGGCGGAGATCGCGGTGGACGGCGCGGGCGAGGTGCCGCTCGACCCCGGGTTCGAGCACGGGCTGCTGCTGCTCGACGGCGAGGTCGAGGGGCTGGAGCCGGGGCCGCTGGCGTACCTGCCGCCGGGACGGCCGGGGGTCCGGCTGTCGGGGCGCGGGCGGGTGCTGCTCATCGGCGGCGCGCCGTTCGAGGAGGAGATCGTCATGTGGTGGAACTTCGTGGGCCGCACGCACGACGAGATCGCGGCCTTCAGGAAGGAGTGGGCCGAGGGCGAGGGGTTCGGCGTCGTCGAGGGGTTCGACGGAGATCCGCTCCCCGCGCCCGTCCTGCCCGCCATCCGGCTCAAGCCGCGCGGGCGGGTCCGCTGA
- a CDS encoding MBL fold metallo-hydrolase, whose product MRTARRILAGGAALAAAGWALRDVPAELGARPLDSGPERAARVRRSSQFKDGSFYNSMPEPTHVMNTPPVSLLGELARNKEQRRPAGPVPMRVPPAGPAPADGLRAVWYGHASTLVEIEGRRVLFDPVWSERVSPSQLVGPKRHHPLPVAISELPPVDAVAISHDHYDHLDLATVRALVRTQKAPFLVPLGIGAHLERWGVPAYRIIELDWEEEAEVAGLRFVATAARHFSGRSLRRNDTLWGSWVVAGAAKRVFYAGDSGYFEGYRGIGAAHGPFDLTLMPIGAYSPAWPDIHMNPEEAVNAHLDLGGKLLLPVHWATFTLALHPWAEPVDRLWREAKAREVDIVVPRPGEAVDAAAAPAPDGWWETLG is encoded by the coding sequence ATGCGTACGGCACGGCGGATCCTGGCGGGCGGGGCCGCCCTGGCCGCGGCCGGCTGGGCGTTGCGCGACGTGCCGGCGGAGCTGGGGGCGCGGCCGCTGGACTCGGGCCCGGAGCGGGCCGCGCGGGTGCGCCGCTCCAGCCAGTTCAAGGACGGCTCCTTCTACAACTCGATGCCCGAGCCGACCCATGTGATGAACACGCCGCCGGTGAGCCTGCTCGGCGAGCTGGCGCGCAACAAGGAGCAGCGCCGCCCGGCCGGCCCCGTGCCGATGCGCGTGCCGCCCGCGGGCCCCGCGCCCGCCGACGGGCTGCGCGCCGTCTGGTACGGCCACGCCTCGACGCTGGTGGAGATCGAGGGCAGGCGGGTGCTGTTCGACCCGGTGTGGAGCGAGCGGGTCTCGCCGTCGCAGCTCGTCGGGCCCAAGCGGCACCACCCGCTGCCGGTCGCGATCAGCGAGCTGCCGCCGGTGGACGCCGTCGCGATCTCCCACGACCACTACGACCACCTCGACCTCGCGACCGTGCGCGCGCTGGTCCGGACGCAGAAGGCGCCGTTCCTGGTGCCGCTGGGCATCGGGGCGCACCTGGAGCGGTGGGGCGTGCCGGCGTACCGGATCATCGAGCTGGACTGGGAGGAGGAGGCCGAGGTCGCCGGGCTGCGCTTCGTCGCCACCGCGGCGCGGCACTTCTCCGGACGGTCCCTGCGCCGCAACGACACGCTGTGGGGCTCGTGGGTGGTCGCGGGCGCGGCCAAGCGGGTCTTCTACGCGGGCGACTCGGGCTACTTCGAGGGGTACCGCGGCATCGGGGCGGCGCACGGGCCGTTCGACCTGACGCTCATGCCCATCGGCGCCTACAGCCCCGCCTGGCCGGACATCCACATGAACCCCGAGGAGGCCGTCAACGCCCACCTCGACCTCGGCGGGAAGCTGCTGCTGCCGGTGCACTGGGCGACGTTCACGCTGGCGCTGCACCCGTGGGCGGAGCCGGTGGACCGGCTGTGGCGGGAGGCCAAGGCGCGCGAGGTGGACATCGTGGTGCCGCGGCCGGGCGAGGCCGTGGACGCCGCGGCGGCCCCGGCGCCCGACGGCTGGTGGGAGACCCTGGGCTGA
- a CDS encoding carboxylesterase/lipase family protein yields MIRIGTGRLTGGQDGEIAVFKGVPFAKAPFGRLRFAAPEPPEPWDGVLEATRFGPRPPQPPMMPGLPPWSPDGGLDCLSLNVWTPDPGGAGLPVMVWIYGGAYRSGYADLPAYDGARLARQGVVVVTFNHRVGFEGYGHVPGRPANRALLDQVAALRWVRENVAAFGGDPGNVTVFGESAGAGAIACLLAMPSARGLFGRAIAQSVPGMTFTPAFAARVTDAVERRLGGVPLAESAPEALVAAGEAVATEEMRGDVGRWGPMAYESIAFAPVVDGEVLPDTPWNALAAGAARDVALIAGYNRDEFRLFHAMSGGNPAPDLEGALRTLAPPYAEDAYRAAHPGASDEDLYVTLMSDWMFRMPSTLLADAHTGVTHAYELTWSPTPELRACHALDVPLTFGVIDDDDMARMLTGGSPDLPALSEQVRTAWTAFAATGDPGWPRYDSATATTHLFDVVPSDVDDPEAASHALWAKAGFPPIGHPAA; encoded by the coding sequence ATGATCCGCATCGGCACGGGCAGGCTGACCGGCGGCCAGGACGGCGAGATCGCGGTCTTCAAGGGCGTCCCGTTCGCGAAGGCCCCGTTCGGACGGCTCAGGTTCGCCGCCCCGGAGCCGCCGGAGCCGTGGGACGGCGTGCTGGAGGCCACCAGGTTCGGCCCGCGCCCGCCGCAGCCGCCGATGATGCCGGGCCTGCCGCCGTGGAGCCCGGACGGCGGCCTCGACTGCCTGTCCCTCAACGTCTGGACGCCCGACCCGGGCGGCGCCGGCCTGCCGGTGATGGTGTGGATCTACGGCGGCGCGTACCGGTCCGGCTACGCCGACCTGCCCGCCTACGACGGCGCGCGACTGGCCCGGCAGGGCGTGGTGGTGGTGACGTTCAACCACCGCGTCGGCTTCGAGGGCTACGGGCACGTGCCGGGCCGTCCCGCGAACCGGGCCCTGCTGGACCAGGTGGCGGCGCTGCGCTGGGTGCGGGAGAACGTCGCGGCCTTCGGCGGCGACCCGGGCAACGTGACGGTGTTCGGCGAGTCGGCGGGCGCGGGCGCGATCGCCTGCCTGCTGGCGATGCCGTCGGCGCGCGGCCTGTTCGGCCGGGCGATCGCGCAGAGCGTGCCGGGCATGACGTTCACCCCGGCCTTCGCCGCCCGGGTGACGGACGCGGTCGAGCGGCGGCTCGGCGGGGTGCCGCTCGCGGAGAGCGCGCCGGAGGCGCTGGTGGCGGCCGGGGAGGCGGTCGCGACCGAGGAGATGCGCGGGGACGTGGGCCGGTGGGGGCCGATGGCGTACGAGTCGATCGCGTTCGCCCCGGTCGTGGACGGCGAGGTGCTGCCGGACACGCCGTGGAACGCCCTCGCGGCGGGCGCGGCCCGCGACGTGGCCCTGATCGCCGGGTACAACCGGGACGAGTTCCGCCTGTTCCACGCCATGTCCGGCGGCAACCCGGCCCCGGACCTGGAGGGGGCCCTGCGGACGCTGGCCCCGCCTTACGCGGAGGACGCCTACCGCGCCGCGCACCCGGGCGCCTCGGACGAGGACCTGTACGTGACGCTCATGTCGGACTGGATGTTCCGGATGCCGAGCACCCTGCTCGCCGACGCCCACACCGGCGTCACCCACGCCTACGAGCTGACCTGGTCCCCCACCCCGGAGCTGCGGGCCTGCCACGCGCTGGACGTGCCGCTGACGTTCGGCGTGATCGACGACGACGACATGGCGCGGATGCTGACCGGCGGCTCCCCCGACCTGCCCGCGCTGTCGGAGCAGGTGCGCACGGCCTGGACGGCGTTCGCCGCGACCGGCGACCCGGGCTGGCCCCGCTACGACAGCGCGACCGCCACGACCCACCTGTTCGACGTCGTCCCGTCGGACGTGGACGACCCGGAGGCGGCCTCGCACGCGCTCTGGGCCAAGGCGGGGTTCCCGCCGATCGGCCACCCCGCCGCCTGA
- a CDS encoding DUF3152 domain-containing protein — MPRFAPFMLVVLLLAAGCGADPTAGPPVGPGAAPSRRPIAPGPPRAPRPARPQPEVRPPAVQVPYAASGRYAVVPGTAPARPGPGRPVRYLVEVERGLPFEPGEFAAQVHRILNDGRGWARFQRVDRGPVRVRVALSSPGTTIRQCRPLRTGGELSCWNGRRSIINALRWAVGVPQYEGDLAAYRSYLISHEVGHGLGHGHRSCPGPGRLAPVMTQQSKSLGRCRPNPWPFPDRAPGTREPQTGDRRP; from the coding sequence GTGCCGCGCTTCGCACCGTTCATGCTGGTCGTGCTCCTGCTCGCCGCCGGGTGCGGCGCGGATCCCACGGCCGGACCCCCGGTCGGCCCTGGGGCGGCGCCGTCGCGGCGGCCGATCGCGCCGGGCCCGCCCAGGGCGCCGCGCCCCGCGCGCCCGCAACCCGAGGTCCGGCCGCCCGCCGTCCAGGTGCCGTACGCCGCCTCCGGCCGGTACGCCGTCGTCCCCGGCACCGCGCCGGCGCGTCCCGGCCCGGGCCGGCCGGTGCGGTACCTGGTGGAGGTGGAGCGGGGCCTGCCGTTCGAGCCCGGCGAGTTCGCCGCCCAGGTGCACCGCATCCTGAACGACGGCCGCGGCTGGGCCCGCTTCCAGCGGGTGGACCGCGGCCCGGTCCGGGTCCGGGTGGCCCTGTCGAGCCCGGGCACGACAATCCGCCAGTGCCGTCCGCTGCGCACCGGCGGCGAGCTGTCCTGCTGGAACGGCAGACGTTCGATCATCAACGCGCTGCGCTGGGCGGTCGGCGTCCCGCAGTACGAGGGCGACCTGGCCGCCTACCGCAGCTACCTCATCAGCCACGAGGTCGGCCACGGGCTCGGCCACGGTCACCGCTCCTGCCCCGGCCCGGGCCGGCTCGCCCCGGTCATGACGCAGCAGTCGAAGTCGCTGGGCCGCTGCCGGCCGAACCCGTGGCCGTTCCCGGACCGCGCGCCCGGCACGCGGGAGCCGCAGACTGGGGACAGGAGACCATGA
- a CDS encoding NAD(P)/FAD-dependent oxidoreductase — MRVVVIGSGIVGASAAYYLTDRGASVTVVDGGYQGEATQAGAGIVCPWVDHPEDDDWYRLTREGARCYPGLVEALGEDFGYAKVGALLVSEDPAELEPVHSLLRRRRAEAPEMGEVTEVAAPAELFPPLSDTLSALLVPGAARVDGRSVRDALLQAAVARGARLHAGTATLTPDGQVLVHGATGGGLGVPGTRGVAAGPREHGAGGAGEEGRSGRDGSWRQAVPLGEADGAGAAGAAGAAGAASAGSVAASGADGGGAPRGRVAGGGAGGADGMGGAGGGLPVEGDAVIVAAGAWTGEVCRALGAELPVFPRRGQILHATLEGVDTAWWPIVLPSVGPYLLGFPGSRVVIGATVEDVGFAPRVTMGGLEEVLQAGLRVAPGLAGATVAETRVGLRPVYAPGKPLIGELTSRVVVATGLSAYGLTAGPFAGRIAAALALGERPPIDVTAYALPRP, encoded by the coding sequence ATGCGTGTTGTGGTGATCGGAAGCGGCATCGTCGGCGCCAGCGCGGCCTACTACCTGACGGACCGGGGCGCGTCCGTGACCGTCGTGGACGGCGGCTACCAGGGCGAGGCGACGCAGGCCGGCGCGGGCATCGTGTGCCCGTGGGTGGACCATCCCGAGGACGACGACTGGTACCGGCTGACCCGCGAGGGGGCCCGCTGCTACCCGGGGCTGGTGGAGGCGCTGGGCGAGGACTTCGGGTACGCCAAGGTGGGCGCGCTGCTGGTGTCCGAGGACCCGGCGGAGCTGGAGCCGGTGCACTCCCTGCTGCGGCGGCGTCGGGCGGAGGCGCCGGAGATGGGCGAGGTCACCGAGGTGGCGGCTCCGGCCGAGCTGTTCCCGCCGCTGTCGGACACCTTGAGCGCGCTCCTGGTGCCGGGGGCGGCCCGCGTGGACGGTCGCTCGGTCCGGGACGCGCTGCTCCAGGCCGCAGTGGCGCGGGGCGCCCGGCTGCACGCCGGCACCGCGACCCTCACTCCGGACGGTCAGGTGCTCGTCCACGGGGCGACGGGCGGCGGGCTCGGCGTTCCGGGGACGAGGGGGGTGGCGGCCGGGCCCCGCGAGCACGGCGCGGGCGGTGCGGGTGAGGAGGGCCGGTCCGGGAGGGACGGGTCGTGGCGGCAGGCGGTGCCGCTCGGCGAAGCGGATGGCGCGGGAGCGGCGGGAGCGGCGGGAGCGGCGGGAGCGGCGTCGGCCGGTTCCGTGGCGGCGTCCGGGGCGGACGGCGGGGGCGCCCCGCGCGGCCGGGTCGCTGGAGGCGGCGCGGGCGGCGCGGACGGCATGGGCGGCGCGGGCGGTGGGCTTCCGGTGGAGGGGGATGCGGTGATCGTCGCGGCCGGGGCGTGGACGGGTGAGGTGTGCCGGGCGCTCGGCGCCGAGCTGCCCGTGTTCCCCAGGCGCGGCCAGATCCTGCACGCCACCCTCGAAGGCGTCGACACCGCGTGGTGGCCGATCGTGCTGCCGAGCGTGGGGCCGTACCTGCTGGGGTTCCCCGGGTCGCGGGTGGTGATCGGGGCGACGGTGGAGGACGTCGGTTTCGCGCCGCGGGTGACCATGGGCGGGCTGGAGGAGGTACTCCAGGCGGGGCTGCGCGTCGCGCCGGGGCTGGCCGGGGCGACGGTGGCGGAGACGCGGGTGGGGCTGCGCCCGGTGTACGCCCCAGGGAAGCCGCTGATCGGTGAGCTCACCTCGCGGGTGGTGGTGGCGACCGGGCTCAGCGCGTACGGGCTGACTGCGGGCCCCTTCGCGGGCCGGATCGCCGCGGCCCTGGCGCTCGGCGAGCGGCCGCCCATCGACGTCACCGCCTACGCGCTGCCACGGCCCTGA
- a CDS encoding type II toxin-antitoxin system PemK/MazF family toxin, with translation MRDLGEDPRPVRGAVREIHALDGTATLAYSPDLDGLADPGEIVWAWVPYEEDPSRGKDRPLLVVGRTGRRLLGMMLSSKGDDGPEWLPIGPWGRDGRDSYLRLDRVFVLDEDDLRREGAVLDADRFARVAARLMKTHGWSAARRS, from the coding sequence ATGCGCGATCTAGGTGAGGACCCCCGGCCCGTCCGGGGCGCGGTACGCGAGATCCACGCCCTCGACGGCACCGCGACGCTGGCCTACTCCCCCGACCTCGACGGCCTGGCCGATCCCGGCGAGATCGTCTGGGCGTGGGTGCCGTACGAGGAGGACCCCTCGCGCGGCAAGGACCGCCCGCTGCTGGTCGTGGGCCGCACCGGACGCCGGCTGCTGGGCATGATGCTCTCCAGCAAGGGCGACGACGGCCCGGAGTGGCTGCCGATCGGCCCGTGGGGGCGTGACGGGCGGGACTCGTACCTGCGGCTGGACCGGGTCTTCGTGCTGGACGAGGACGACCTGCGGCGCGAGGGCGCGGTCCTCGACGCCGACCGGTTCGCCCGGGTGGCGGCCCGCCTCATGAAGACGCACGGCTGGAGCGCCGCCCGCCGGAGCTGA
- a CDS encoding helix-turn-helix domain-containing protein: MRSSVRLAAGPGFALDAVTCVDDHRGWSAAELSDRHRVVLARRGTFHRRVEGRVAVVDQTVAYLGLPGEEEHFAHPAGGGDVCTSLALTPGLWRTLAGDVRPVRSALYVDARLDLAHRRVLAAARTGDAAFALTESLLPLIAAALSQVTDAPSPGSGRPAGMGAAVRAHGPAGGEEPGRHLPTRGKTEARDRLPIGGEGGDHVASRGGSEGQERPATHGEGGNRVTTRSGNEGQDRLATRGESGNRVPARSGRDGQNRPATRGEGGGHFAARDEGVGYFAARDEGGGHSATGGGGHSATGGGGRLVIRGGGGGGGRGRVPSRGGGGTEAVVVAAREAIAADHPAAAGLLSLAALLEVSPYRLSRAFTQELGVSLTHYRNRVRVGRALDRLEGGDTGLAELAADLGFADQAHMTRTIRRHAGHTPAVLRRLLSPGTGRAP, from the coding sequence ATGCGTTCGTCCGTCCGTCTCGCCGCCGGGCCCGGGTTCGCCCTCGACGCCGTCACGTGCGTCGACGACCACCGGGGCTGGTCCGCGGCCGAGCTGAGCGACCGGCACCGGGTGGTGCTGGCGCGGCGCGGCACCTTCCACCGCCGGGTCGAGGGGCGGGTGGCCGTGGTGGACCAGACGGTGGCGTACCTGGGCCTGCCCGGCGAGGAGGAGCACTTCGCCCACCCGGCGGGCGGTGGCGACGTCTGCACCTCGCTGGCGCTGACGCCGGGGCTGTGGCGCACGCTCGCGGGCGACGTCCGTCCCGTCCGCTCGGCCCTGTACGTGGACGCCCGCCTCGACCTGGCACACCGCCGCGTCCTCGCCGCCGCCCGCACGGGCGACGCGGCCTTCGCCCTCACCGAGTCCCTGCTCCCGCTGATCGCCGCCGCCCTCTCCCAGGTGACCGACGCCCCCTCGCCCGGCTCCGGGAGACCGGCCGGCATGGGAGCCGCCGTCCGGGCTCACGGGCCGGCCGGCGGCGAGGAACCCGGCCGCCACCTCCCCACCCGCGGCAAGACCGAAGCCCGGGACCGCCTGCCGATCGGTGGCGAGGGCGGCGACCACGTTGCTTCCCGTGGCGGGAGCGAGGGCCAGGAACGCCCGGCGACCCACGGTGAGGGCGGGAACCGCGTCACTACCCGCAGCGGGAACGAGGGCCAAGACCGCCTGGCGACCCGCGGCGAGAGCGGGAACCGCGTTCCTGCCCGCAGCGGAAGGGACGGCCAGAACCGTCCTGCGACTCGTGGCGAGGGCGGAGGCCACTTCGCTGCCCGTGACGAGGGCGTTGGCTACTTCGCTGCCCGTGACGAGGGCGGGGGTCACTCCGCTACCGGAGGCGGGGGTCACTCCGCTACCGGAGGCGGGGGTCGCCTCGTTATCCGTGGTGGGGGCGGAGGCGGGGGGCGGGGGCGTGTCCCGTCCCGTGGTGGGGGCGGGACGGAGGCGGTCGTCGTCGCCGCCCGGGAGGCGATCGCCGCCGACCATCCCGCCGCCGCCGGCCTGCTGTCCCTGGCGGCCCTGCTGGAGGTCTCGCCGTACCGGCTCAGCAGGGCCTTCACCCAGGAGCTGGGCGTCTCCCTGACCCACTACCGCAACCGCGTGCGGGTCGGCCGGGCGCTCGACCGGCTGGAGGGCGGCGACACCGGCCTCGCGGAGCTGGCCGCCGACCTCGGCTTCGCCGACCAGGCGCACATGACCCGCACGATCCGCCGGCACGCCGGCCACACCCCTGCCGTCCTGCGCCGCCTCCTGTCCCCCGGCACCGGCCGCGCTCCCTGA
- a CDS encoding VOC family protein: MTTTTTIATVVIDCADPRALAAFYARLTGWTPSGDDPGFVTLEGGPVMLAFQRVDGYRGPGWPGPAKHAHLDLAVPDVESAVRRIAELGGAIPAEQPGGGEWTVALDPEGHPFCLTRAA, encoded by the coding sequence ATGACCACGACAACAACCATCGCCACGGTCGTCATCGACTGCGCCGACCCGCGCGCCCTCGCCGCCTTCTACGCCCGCCTCACCGGCTGGACGCCGTCCGGCGACGACCCCGGCTTCGTCACCCTGGAGGGCGGCCCGGTGATGCTCGCCTTCCAGCGCGTCGACGGCTACCGGGGGCCGGGCTGGCCGGGCCCGGCCAAGCACGCGCACCTCGACCTCGCCGTCCCCGACGTCGAGTCGGCGGTGCGGCGAATCGCCGAGCTGGGCGGCGCGATACCGGCCGAGCAGCCGGGCGGCGGCGAGTGGACGGTCGCGCTCGACCCGGAGGGCCACCCGTTCTGCCTGACAAGGGCTGCCTGA
- a CDS encoding acyl-CoA thioesterase domain-containing protein, with amino-acid sequence MPSTTAFFTQKQGELVPAPHARGPWSPDMLHGRLLGGLAARALEERHAEPGLHFARLTVDLFRNSPLLPVAVETTLVRDGRRIRVADAVISTDQGVIGRASAVLLRQSEQPGGEQSIVTPAWDAAPPEGEPVTSEGWKPPFDLWRLTEWGAPGPGRVWLRETYPLVDDEPVTPFVRAALAADFASPLSNVGTNGLGFINADYTLTLARLPEGELIGVEATGHLSAGGVATGQVTVHDTAGPFGFCAVTAVANPIALISR; translated from the coding sequence GTGCCGTCGACGACAGCGTTCTTCACCCAGAAGCAGGGCGAGCTGGTGCCCGCACCCCACGCCCGCGGCCCCTGGTCGCCCGACATGCTCCACGGCCGCCTCCTCGGCGGGCTGGCCGCCCGTGCCCTGGAGGAGCGCCACGCCGAGCCCGGCCTGCACTTCGCCCGGCTGACGGTCGACCTGTTCCGCAACAGCCCGCTGCTGCCGGTCGCCGTCGAGACCACCCTGGTCAGGGACGGGCGCAGGATCCGCGTCGCCGACGCCGTGATCTCCACCGACCAGGGCGTGATCGGCCGGGCCAGCGCCGTCCTGCTGCGGCAGAGCGAGCAGCCCGGCGGCGAGCAGAGCATCGTCACGCCCGCCTGGGACGCGGCACCGCCCGAGGGCGAGCCGGTCACCTCCGAGGGCTGGAAGCCGCCCTTCGACCTGTGGCGGCTCACCGAGTGGGGCGCCCCCGGCCCCGGGCGGGTGTGGCTGCGCGAGACGTACCCGCTGGTGGACGACGAGCCGGTGACGCCGTTCGTGCGCGCCGCGCTGGCCGCCGACTTCGCCAGCCCGCTCAGCAACGTCGGCACGAACGGCCTCGGCTTCATCAACGCCGACTACACGCTGACCCTGGCCCGCCTGCCCGAGGGCGAGCTGATCGGCGTGGAGGCGACCGGCCACCTCAGCGCGGGCGGCGTCGCGACCGGGCAGGTCACCGTGCACGACACGGCGGGGCCGTTCGGCTTCTGCGCCGTGACGGCGGTGGCCAACCCGATCGCCCTGATCAGCCGCTAG
- the gndA gene encoding NADP-dependent phosphogluconate dehydrogenase — MDLADIGVTGLATMGRNLARNLARHGYAVAVHNRSHGRTQALVKEFGGEGTFVPSEDLAGFVASLKRPRRAIIMVKAGAGTDAVIDQLAELMEPGDMIVDGGNAHYADTRRREAALRERGLHFVGTGISGGEEGALLGPSIMPGGSPESWEALGPILQDIAAKVDGVPCCVHVGPDGAGHFVKMVHNGIEYSDMQLIAESYDLLRQALGATPAELAEVFREWNRGDLDSYLIEITAEVLEQVDAATGKPFVDVVVDQAEQKGTGRWTVQSALDLGVPVTGIAEATFARALSGHPEQRAAAASLAGPKLSGVGGRELVEDVRQALYASKIVAYAQGFDQMAAASKEYGWDLDLGAMATIWRGGCIIRAKFLDRIRAAYDADRQLPTLLADPTFAAALEAAQEAWRRVVTTAVQIGVPTPGFSSALAYYDGLRRDRLPAALVQGLRDYFGAHTYRRVDRDGAFHVDWSGDRAERPA, encoded by the coding sequence ATGGACTTGGCAGACATCGGCGTCACCGGCCTGGCCACCATGGGGCGCAACCTCGCCCGCAACCTCGCCCGGCACGGCTACGCCGTCGCGGTGCACAACCGCTCGCACGGCCGCACGCAGGCGCTGGTCAAGGAGTTCGGCGGGGAGGGCACGTTCGTCCCGTCGGAGGACCTGGCCGGCTTCGTGGCCTCCCTCAAGCGGCCGCGCCGGGCGATCATCATGGTCAAGGCGGGCGCGGGCACCGACGCCGTCATCGACCAGCTCGCCGAGCTGATGGAGCCCGGCGACATGATCGTCGACGGCGGCAACGCCCACTACGCCGACACCCGGCGGCGCGAGGCCGCGCTGCGCGAGCGCGGCCTGCACTTCGTCGGCACCGGCATCTCGGGCGGCGAGGAGGGCGCCCTGCTCGGGCCGAGCATCATGCCCGGCGGGTCCCCGGAGTCGTGGGAGGCCCTGGGGCCGATCCTGCAGGACATCGCGGCCAAGGTGGACGGCGTGCCGTGCTGCGTGCACGTCGGCCCGGACGGCGCCGGGCACTTCGTCAAGATGGTGCACAACGGCATCGAGTACTCCGACATGCAGCTCATCGCCGAGTCCTACGACCTGCTGCGCCAGGCGCTCGGCGCGACCCCGGCCGAGCTGGCCGAGGTGTTCCGCGAGTGGAACCGGGGCGACCTCGACTCCTACCTGATCGAGATCACCGCCGAGGTGCTGGAGCAGGTGGACGCCGCGACCGGCAAGCCGTTCGTGGACGTCGTGGTGGACCAGGCCGAGCAGAAGGGCACCGGCCGCTGGACCGTGCAGAGCGCCCTCGACCTCGGCGTGCCGGTCACGGGCATCGCCGAGGCGACGTTCGCGCGGGCCCTTTCCGGCCATCCGGAGCAGCGGGCCGCCGCCGCGTCGCTGGCCGGGCCGAAGCTGTCCGGGGTCGGCGGGCGCGAGCTCGTCGAGGACGTGCGGCAGGCGCTGTACGCGTCCAAGATCGTGGCGTACGCGCAGGGCTTCGACCAGATGGCGGCGGCGTCGAAGGAGTACGGCTGGGACCTCGACCTGGGCGCGATGGCGACCATCTGGCGGGGCGGCTGCATCATCCGGGCCAAGTTCCTGGACCGCATCCGGGCCGCGTACGACGCCGACCGGCAGCTGCCGACGCTGCTGGCCGACCCGACGTTCGCCGCCGCGCTGGAGGCGGCGCAGGAGGCGTGGCGGCGGGTGGTCACGACGGCGGTGCAGATCGGCGTGCCGACGCCCGGCTTCTCCTCGGCGCTCGCCTACTACGACGGGCTGCGCCGCGACCGGCTGCCGGCCGCGCTGGTGCAGGGGCTGCGCGACTACTTCGGCGCGCACACCTACCGGCGCGTGGACCGCGACGGCGCCTTCCACGTCGACTGGTCCGGCGACCGCGCCGAGCGGCCCGCCTGA
- a CDS encoding HAD family hydrolase has protein sequence MTEYPHAPVPAFLFDLDGTLIDSVYQHVIAWRQALAGMGIDLSVWRIHRRIGMSGGLFVSALLRETGLKLTREQIERLQVAHMEAYERQADSVRPLPGAPELLAELTSRGVPWAIATSGYARTARLALGLLGLPEDTPMVTRDLVRRAKPDPDLFLAGAALVEADPAHAMVVGDSVWDLLAARRAGALGIGLLSGGYGRDELERSGAFRVYADPADMLGRLDELGVRLDD, from the coding sequence ATGACGGAGTACCCGCACGCCCCCGTACCGGCGTTTCTGTTCGACCTCGACGGCACCTTGATCGACAGCGTCTACCAGCACGTGATCGCCTGGCGGCAGGCGCTGGCGGGGATGGGCATCGACCTGTCGGTGTGGCGCATCCACCGGCGCATCGGCATGAGCGGCGGGTTGTTCGTCAGCGCGTTGCTGCGCGAGACCGGGCTGAAGCTGACGCGCGAGCAGATCGAGCGGCTGCAGGTGGCGCACATGGAGGCGTACGAGCGGCAGGCCGACTCGGTGCGGCCGCTGCCCGGCGCGCCCGAGCTGCTGGCCGAGCTGACCTCGCGCGGCGTGCCGTGGGCCATCGCCACCAGCGGCTACGCCCGCACCGCGCGGCTCGCGCTGGGCCTGCTGGGGCTGCCCGAGGACACCCCGATGGTCACCCGCGACCTGGTGCGCCGGGCCAAGCCGGACCCCGACCTGTTCCTCGCCGGTGCGGCGCTGGTGGAGGCGGATCCGGCGCATGCCATGGTGGTGGGCGACAGCGTCTGGGACCTGCTGGCCGCCCGCCGGGCCGGCGCGCTCGGCATCGGACTGCTGTCGGGCGGGTACGGACGGGACGAGCTGGAGCGGTCGGGGGCGTTCAGGGTCTACGCCGACCCGGCCGACATGCTGGGCCGGCTCGACGAGCTCGGCGTGCGGCTCGACGATTAG